In one Pseudothermotoga sp. genomic region, the following are encoded:
- a CDS encoding ABC transporter permease, giving the protein MNQRLWSFLVPVLSVMLALLIASVIIMLIGKSPVEAYIALLKGAFGSRLAIASTIVKTTPLILTGLAVGFGFRAGLFNIGAEGQMIIGAMAATAFAINVAWMPAVLAIPLTMLVGMLAGAGYAAIAGVLKAKTGAHEVVTTIMLNWIADYLSSYVVTVPMGVGFGTPKSPEIASSAKLPPLMVVQATELTSGIIIAVIAAILIKILLDETSKGYELKAAGFNPYAAEYGGIKLAQNVVLAMAISGALAGLAGTLEVMGVHHRFLGTLSGGKGFDGISIALIGQNNPIGIIFAAFLMGALRNGSNEMQFVGVPKHIIMIVQAIIIFLVAADRIVRTIFLRKRVLR; this is encoded by the coding sequence TTGAACCAGAGGCTTTGGTCGTTCCTTGTTCCGGTTCTATCCGTGATGTTGGCTTTGCTCATCGCCTCGGTGATAATAATGCTCATAGGTAAAAGTCCTGTGGAGGCGTACATCGCCTTGTTGAAAGGGGCGTTCGGCTCGAGGTTGGCCATCGCCTCAACGATCGTTAAGACCACACCACTCATACTCACAGGGCTCGCGGTAGGCTTTGGTTTCAGGGCAGGACTTTTCAATATAGGTGCAGAAGGACAGATGATCATCGGCGCGATGGCCGCGACAGCCTTCGCGATCAACGTGGCATGGATGCCTGCCGTGCTTGCGATTCCACTGACGATGCTTGTGGGCATGCTCGCAGGGGCTGGGTATGCGGCTATAGCCGGTGTTTTGAAGGCCAAAACGGGTGCACACGAAGTTGTCACGACGATCATGCTGAACTGGATCGCAGACTATCTGTCGAGCTATGTGGTGACAGTACCGATGGGGGTTGGATTCGGAACACCTAAAAGCCCTGAGATAGCTTCGAGCGCGAAACTACCCCCTTTGATGGTGGTTCAGGCGACCGAGTTGACCAGCGGTATCATCATCGCAGTGATCGCTGCCATCTTGATCAAAATCCTGCTCGATGAAACTAGCAAAGGTTATGAGCTTAAGGCGGCAGGCTTCAACCCCTACGCCGCCGAATACGGTGGCATAAAATTGGCGCAGAACGTGGTACTCGCCATGGCAATCAGCGGAGCCCTCGCTGGATTGGCCGGCACCCTCGAGGTTATGGGAGTTCATCACAGATTTTTAGGAACACTTTCTGGTGGCAAGGGTTTTGACGGTATTTCCATCGCTCTGATCGGTCAGAACAATCCGATAGGGATCATCTTCGCTGCGTTCTTGATGGGTGCACTGCGCAATGGTTCGAACGAGATGCAATTCGTGGGTGTTCCGAAACACATCATAATGATCGTTCAAGCGATAATCATATTCCTCGTGGCGGCCGACCGGATCGTTAGGACCATCTTTCTGCGAAAGAGGGTGCTGAGATGA
- a CDS encoding ABC transporter permease, with protein sequence MRVLLALLDIFTNASFYKLTLTAATPFIFASIGGVFSEVTGVVNIALEGIMLMGAFVSVVFTWLTGNAWLGVLFAVLTGLGMAWLHAWASITWRGNQIVSGTALILLAQGVTGFLMEPIFGRPGQTDIVGRIPEVRIPFLMKNKFLAQSIGELSPMIYMAFASVFIAWFIIYKTKLGLRMRAVGENPKAADTLGVNVYAVRYFGVLMSGVMASLGGAFLSVGEVGNFRELMTGGRGFIALAAMILGNWNPVGAMWASLLFGFSEAFANQLQSSPLLKVASTTKPLFNMFPFIVTLIVIAGFIGKTRPPAADGVPYEK encoded by the coding sequence ATGAGAGTACTGCTCGCACTGTTGGACATCTTCACCAACGCTTCGTTTTACAAACTCACTTTGACGGCCGCAACACCTTTCATCTTCGCCTCGATCGGCGGAGTGTTCAGCGAAGTGACTGGGGTCGTCAACATAGCCTTGGAAGGCATCATGCTGATGGGTGCATTCGTTTCTGTGGTGTTCACTTGGTTGACGGGGAACGCGTGGTTGGGGGTTCTCTTCGCGGTTCTCACAGGACTGGGTATGGCTTGGCTGCACGCGTGGGCCAGCATAACGTGGCGAGGCAACCAGATCGTTTCCGGCACAGCTTTGATACTCCTCGCTCAAGGTGTGACGGGGTTCCTCATGGAACCCATATTCGGTAGACCTGGGCAAACGGACATCGTCGGTAGAATACCTGAAGTGCGCATACCTTTCTTGATGAAGAACAAATTCCTCGCTCAATCTATAGGCGAGCTGAGCCCGATGATATACATGGCTTTCGCGTCGGTTTTCATCGCATGGTTCATCATATACAAAACTAAGCTCGGTTTGAGGATGAGGGCCGTTGGGGAGAATCCAAAAGCTGCGGACACACTCGGTGTCAACGTTTATGCAGTCAGATACTTTGGGGTGCTCATGAGTGGCGTCATGGCCTCTCTGGGTGGAGCGTTCCTCAGCGTGGGAGAAGTGGGTAATTTCAGAGAACTGATGACCGGCGGACGAGGTTTCATAGCGCTCGCCGCCATGATCCTTGGTAATTGGAATCCCGTTGGAGCCATGTGGGCGAGTTTGCTTTTTGGTTTTTCCGAAGCCTTCGCAAACCAGTTGCAGAGTAGTCCCCTGTTGAAGGTCGCTTCGACGACGAAGCCTCTCTTCAACATGTTTCCATTCATCGTGACTCTGATCGTCATCGCTGGTTTCATCGGCAAGACGCGTCCTCCTGCAGCCGATGGTGTACCTTACGAAAAGTGA